The DNA region AATaattccacacacacacatccCAGCTagcttgtggcgccgtagattagtggttatgtggcgccgtagattagtggttatagctctcctactctgtgcgggagacaggggttcgattcctcttgacggcgattcaacatcaCAGCTGTTTCGGAGCGGACAAAAATGctacgaaaaaataattcgatttaccctctcagttaaaataggatatctcaagaacaaaataagatttttatattctgtaaaaagaataataatcttagataaattgtccatattattaaaagaaatttttttttggacacctgtccgaaattggtaaatttaggccaaaatttctaaaaatgacttaaaaattatcatttagataaatgtcttccacaaaatttctggaataaagttaaaaaaacatgttttttatggtccacaggttaggttaaatatctggaatgaaaattacttaattttattactgtccaaaattgtccaaagggttatatttgggccaaatgtgagaACTATGTGAAAAACGGCCTTAAGAGCCTTAATATATGcttaaagtttatttattaactgaataaaaaacattgctTTGGATTCTAAGACCATTAAGGATGATGTAGATGAAATATtagtctgtccgaaattgtccaaagggttatttttgggccaaatgtgtGAAATATGTGAAAAACAGCCTATGGAGCCTTAATGTAtgcttaaagtttgtttattaactaaataaaaaacattactttggattctgaggccattaaagatgatgtagatgaaatattaaactgtccgaaattgtccaaagggtcacTTTTGGTCCTAAGGTTTTTCGGGCCAAATATGTGACatctatatattaaataaaacatcATTCAGAGTCGACGGTTTCAACATTTTAGTTTATCATGCTAGAAGAAAATACCtcaagttgtgcataaatattttatttattatatatatacaaagcaatcattttgtgtttctttataaactgtataaaatagcacccaatcttgtgttaaagccaagattagctagctaggtagctaaaaacatctttgattttaacaatttcatcttgagaaagcccaccaaagtcttaactaaataaaaaaaagaagtattaagttacttagctacaaaatgcaaaactgtaggaccaaaaaatagctactctttacagaaaaatataaaacaggagaagcaagattaaaaaagataacaattatCCACGCTTAAAGTTTTACAAGCtgtaaaacaatttcttaaactTAAGGGTGCTCTAAtagcataaaaataataataaaatccctgcaaaataaagtagtttcctGTTTTGTCCCTTACCTCGTGCTCTGCCaaactttagctagctaaaaaattgcaaagacaccgttgtctcgcttattccaacattttcgaaaaattcCGGTTTCGAACCAGGATTCCCGGGTCGAGCAATCAAGTCCAAGGTAAACACCACGCCGCcgtaatttttttgagaaaaaccatacctaacaaaacattaaatggcATCGCTATGACTtgcttagaagtttagatacttATTTAATTAGACAGAAAAGGGATCACACTACATCAAATCGCCGTGCACCACTTTGGCAactttttctcctcttttttagcgcctaaagaagactttaacttaaaatttaagtagtttatAGTTTGCGAGACGAACGGTGCACGGTACCGGCCAATAGAACCATGTTTCCAGGCCCCCCATACCAATTTTCAAGTCCGTAGCTAGTAGCGCGGCGTTGCCACGAGGTTGGAAAGATGGTATACTTtcgccaaaaataatgtttattttaattttgtgtgttttattcgacgaaataactcgaaatccataacacacatgtataacatatttatatattaaaaaagaagaaaagtaggtcgttttaatactttttatttcagtaaaattaaaacaatacaaaaaaagtttcaaaaacttaaaaaatgataaaaatacaaaatttcaaaaaaaattgtggaagccattttaattttgtccgcGGTTTGACCGTAGCGAAACAGCCGTGACATGGGCCAGTGAATGttaaattgggaagatggcacactgtgtgggccgttggatgttgccgggagttgtctagtagagcgcgggctctaattgggtctgcgtagctcaaaatgagcattaaatactcgactctccatctacgccatggcccctcctggaaataatagacagggtatatccctcgatatttgtgaggctagccatgtaaaatatgcacatctatctatctatctatctatctaccatAGATACGGTTGCTAGCTCTCCAAGAgtaataatcaaaacaaaaaccacgaatacatgtagctagctagctagccataagTAGTTCATGGTGATGACATAGTGATGTACACTTAATTACTATGGTAACAAATGGTCAGCAAAAATCAGAAATggaaattacagaaaataaaatcttacctcaatgcaacacaattcttggaAGAAACTGATGCAGGAAGATAATTCAAAGCATCTTCATTCACACCAATTTCTCCACAAGAAAGTACAGCATAAAGCTGTTCTgtgtttaaaaacacatttttatttgaatttatccaTTTCTcagaataaatattaaatatttcaatcaatttctgcaaatcttcgtcttgaaataatttcaaaacatcttCTCTCACTGAACTAAACGCCATGTTGAGCAATGATGTTGAGGAAGATATGAAAATGAAGACTAGCGTGAGCTTTTTGGCTTTTGCAGGGTATTGATTTTTAGCCAATCACAACTTAAGAAAACTTCTGTAATGACCAATCAAATCCTGCCGGTGTTCTTCTCCTGCAAACCCGGCACTCTAGACCAATAAGGGTTAAGAATAACCTCATTGCTCCGGCAAAAACCTGCAGGGCCGGGGGTCCATATTTTTCTATCCGCCATCACGGCAGCAACAGCGGCGgcaatattattaatttttatattgatgaGCGCTCAAATGAATACATTATTACACGCCCCAAATATTACTGGTTAGtactaaatatttgaaaattagataaactatacttgttatttttaaacccCGTCCTTTGACCCAATTGACGGGGTTTGGATCCGCCCCTGTACTGTATATGTAAAACTGATGATCCAACAGGAGAAATGGTTGCATGCGATAGCTGTGATGAATGGTTCCATCCCACATGtttaatattgaaaaaattgcCTACTCGGAAAATATGGTATTGTATAGACTGTAGGAAattgaaaaagagaaaaaaagacaCATAATGCAAATATGATGAAGATTTATGATGTATGTATGTGATATACAAAAAGTATTTCAGCAATATAGATATATACAATCTCGATCTTATTTATATACTATACTTTCACCCAAGTTAGTGAGTGCAGCACAAACTATCACAATTAGCCAGTGTTGATGAATGCGCCtcatcctttttattttttataattctcaGTGGTAATGTCCCTTTCAAAATAAGGTAACGATTTTGCATCAAACCGATAACACGTTCAATATGTATTCTTACTGAAGCTATTTTTCTCGAGCTTTCAACCTCCTCAGCTGCCAATTGCTTTTTTCCCTTTGTGAAAGATGGTACAATAAGTTCAGAAGAACTGCCGGCAGCAAATTCATCTCTCAAGGTAAAACCTCTGTCTGCAAGGATCTGATCTGAAGGCATATGGTAT from Hydractinia symbiolongicarpus strain clone_291-10 chromosome 6, HSymV2.1, whole genome shotgun sequence includes:
- the LOC130647197 gene encoding uncharacterized protein LOC130647197 isoform X1, which produces MAFSSVREDVLKLFQDEDLQKLIEIFNIYSEKWINSNKNVFLNTEQLYAVLSCGEIGVNEDALNYLPASVSSKNCVALRYGFSQKNYGGVVFTLDLIARPGNPGSKPEFFENVGISETTVSLQFFS
- the LOC130647197 gene encoding uncharacterized protein LOC130647197 isoform X2 — encoded protein: MAFSSVREDVLKLFQDEDLQKLIEIFNIYSEKWINSNKNVFLNTEQLYAVLSCGEIGVNEDALNYLPASVSSKNCVALRSESSGNCLFSSISLCLVGDNSLTQQLRLLACIELFVNSEY